Within Dermacentor variabilis isolate Ectoservices chromosome 8, ASM5094787v1, whole genome shotgun sequence, the genomic segment TCATCACATCCTCATTTCGAGAAATCTGCTACTTTATCGCATCAAACAAAGCGCGCCGCCACCTGTGGAAAAGAAACACACCAAAAACAAACCGCCCAGTGTATCTTTCGCCGAAACCGAAACCCCCTCAACGGGGCCCCAAGTACACAGTGCGTGCAAGAATGCGGCAAGACTTCAGGGCAGGTTATATGTGGCACGTGACAAAACTCGTTCGACGCGTTCTTCTAACGCAACAGCTAGGTATGCGAGGTGCGCGACTTCTTGAGATGTGCGTGCCGTACTGTGAAGGCACATCCAATTACTCGAGTGACCAAGCTTGCGGCTCACTCGCGATCCGAGCTCGCTTAATTATAAAGCACTGCATGGGTTGCGTAAACGTTGTCACTGGAAAACCCTCGTGCAGCTGTCATCTGTCAGCCCATGAAGCGATGGACAATAACAACACCACAACACCTAGCTACAGATGCGCGGGCTCGGATGTGTCGCGAAGGGGCGGCAAATTCATTCATACAGAGGCGGAACAATCGACGGAGATGTATACTACAGTGTGAATTTACCTGTATTAGGCCGCCCGTCTGGAATGCGGTGAAGATGAACATGAAGGCGAAGCCGAGGAGGATAACGTTGAACATCCGCACGTTCATCGTGGCAAGTGTCTGTGGTTAACAGTGCGGCGGCGAATTCCAACTGTGGCTGACCGGGTGCGCTTGACCTGGCTCGGGGGCTCGATATCAGCACCGGCGATGCTCCACAAACATATGATCGGCTCGTGGGAGAACAAGAGAGAGTTCTCTTGCGCTGGGCATGCCTCCCCGATTAGGTGGATCGAACGCCTCGAGTCACGataacacatgcacatgcacgcTTCCACAGTAAGCGGCGACGTGACAGGCAGCGACGATACCCTGGCGGCACCGAGCAACACTGACGACGCCGTTACCGCCGCAACTGCTGTGCCACAGAAAATCTGGCTTTTGCCATTTTGTCACGTTTTGGTTTCGTCCATAGGCTTTCTTGTATCACTAGTGCCACCACCCTCCAGCAAATACAAGTCGTCAATCCATACCCTTATTGGTTTGTAATTAAGAACTTACAAATTGTTCTGCCACCtatgaaataaaaaggtaagcTAATGAAAGCGTAAAATATATTATTTGAGCATTAATGTTTATTTTAAGTTAAATGTAGATAACATGATAATCTGTTAGCTCCTGATTTATTTTGACTGACGGTTGATGTGTAAGCTGGATGTGTATAACCAAGGAATCTAGGATATCTAAATGTCGTGAAGTTTTGGTTTTGTTCTTGTGTTTGTTTATGCTGAATAAACTCTAGTAATTTAACACAATACTTGAAAGTGATATATAACATTCCAATTAGTCTACAATGTATAGAAATAGCTGTATCTAATGCGGAAGAGTAAAAGaaagtttattgtttttttttgtacggaGCTGTGCCGCTGTGCGTCATCATGCTTTtgtcgacttctttctggcttcGACACGGGTGACACAGCCAGGCCAGCCATTGATTTGCTGCGCTGTAGCGGTGTCGTCCGTCCCGTGCTTTCGTCGCAGAACGGAGCAGCAGCTGACAGCATTTTCAACCGGACCCCTTGACGGTTCGACGGTCCGAGCGGCCGGACAACCGTCACCATGGTCACCAACGCCGGAACGAGCGCGACACCCCAGAACCAGGCGGACGGCGGCACCGCCAAGGAGGATGACGAGAGCCAAAATATCTGGTCTTCCATCCTGCAGCAGGTGCAGGCGAGCCTGCCCAACAAGCTGCCGTCGCACAAGCTCCTGCTCGTTATGGGGGACAACGAGTCCGGCAAGACGACCCTGATCGCCAAGATACAGGGAAACGACGACCCCAAGAAGGGGTCGGGTCTCGAGTACCACTACCTGTACGTACGCGACGAGTACCGCGAGGACCAGACGCGACTCGGGGTGTGGGTGCTGGACGGCGATCCCTGGCACCGCAACCTGCTCAAGTTCGTCCTCACCGAGGAGACGCTCGAGAACACGACCGTGCTGCTGACGGCGTCCATGACGACGCCGTGGTCGCTTCTCGAATCGCTCCAGAACTGGGCGACCGTGCTCGAGGAGCACTTGTCCAGGCTCCGCCTCCCGCCGAGCACCGTGGAGAGGAACAAACTGCGCGTCCTGCGGCGCTTCCAGGACTACATCGAACCGGGCGACGAGATCGAAGGCGTGAGTTCGCCGCTGCGCAGGACCTCGGTGACAGTCGGCGGAGGCGAGGACGGAGACGCGTCCTCGGGAGCGGCCGCCGCCGTGCTGCCGCTGCTGGGCGAGGACACGCTCAGCAACAACCTCGGCCTGGACATCATCGTGGCGATTACCAAGACGGACTACATGAGCACCCTGGAGAAGAACTACGACTTCAAGGACGAGCACTTCGACTTCATCCAGCAGGCGGTGCGCAAGTTCTGCCTGCGCTACGGCGCCGCCCTCTTCTACACGTCGGTGAAGGAGGACAAGAATTGCGACCTCCTCTACAAGTACCTGGTGCACCGCATCTACGGCTTCCCCTTCAAGACGCCCGCGCTGGTGGTCGAGAAGGACGGCGTGTTCATACCGTGCGGCTGGGACAACGACAAGAAGATCGCCATCCTGTACGAGAACATCACGTCCGCGTCCCCGGACGACCCCTACTCGGAGGTGATCACGCGGCCCATGACGACGCGCAAGCCGCTGCAGCGCGAGCCGGAGGTGCTCGCCGAGGGCGACCAGGCGTTCCTGGCGCGCCAGCTGGCGCTGCTCAACCAGCAGGCGCAGCCGTCGACCGGCCGGGCGACCTCCGACGCTGCGGCGGGGCCCGCGGGGGCGCGGACGCCCGTCGGCGTCCAGAAGTCGGCCGAACGCCGGCTTCCGGGCTCGCACGGCGCCCTGCCCACGCCGGGCAAGAAGGACACCGAGTTCGCCAAGCTGAGCCAGGCCGACGGCGCCAAGGGAGGCAACGAGGGAGTGCTGCAGAACTTCTTCAACAGCCTGCTGAACCGCAAGACTGGGCCCGGCAGCACGCCCATCCGGGCGGCGGCCGACAAGTCGCTCATGCACAACGACGCGGCCGCCCAGCTCGAGCGCATGACCCGCTCCATCGCGAAGAGCAAGGGCATGCCTGGGGCGAGCCCCGCCGCTGCCTCCCCTGCGGCGCCGGTGACGCCGACGGAAGAGACCCCACCGGCCAACAGCTCGTGAGGAGGGGCTCGCTTTGCCAAGGACCCGGGGCGACAGGCGGACAGAACGGGGGTCGTCGTTTGGTGGTGCGTCGCTGTGTGGCTAGTGTGGTTGCCTAGTGCGCTGAGAGTGGGGGACCGAGTAGAGAAGTGCTTCGTAAGCACGCCTTGGCAGGCTACTTTGCTTTGACACGTTTGCGCACGGCGTACAGTGCACACAGACGATGGACAAATGACGAGAGCGCAGGGCGAGTGCTGTCCTTTGTTTGTGGTCTGTGTAAACTGTATGCCATATGTGAACTGTGAGCAGGTTGTGAAGATCCGCAGGGAATGCACAGTTTGCAGACGGTTGGTGCTACGAGAATGTTGAAATAGAAAAGCAGGATGGCTTTACGGCCCTGGTGCGCAGCTTGATATAGGTAGGTGCAGTTTACATGTGCACATGCACTGTATTGCACCTCTCTATTTCAGTCTGTGTGAAAAAACCTAGAGAGAACAAGCTTCTCATTGCATCTGTTCTCTGTAAACTTCGTTCCCTGAAAGTACGGTGCAGTTGGTCATGCCAGAGCATGAGCGGCAATGCTTATTGGTAAAGCTCGTGCCACGAGTTTCAGTCATGTCCGGCAGTTCCCGCTGTGCGGCCTTGTTTTTCAAAGAAGTCTTACGGTACTTTATCAAGCACAACCTGCACATGAGTATTGGACCTTTCCCTGCTGTACTGGATCATGGCATACGGTCTTCAGAAATATGAGTAAGTGCATGGTTTCACGGGGGCAAATCAAAAATGAAGAAAGCGGTCACTTTCATAAGTGTTGAGCTTAAGCAGAGGTGACTGTCACAAGAGCTGGTCATGGGCTGTTGGTTACGGAAGGGTTCGTGTGCACCCCACAACGTATTTCCTCGGGCCACTTTCTTTTGGGCAGCGAGGAAATGAATGCAGTGCTGACACGTAGTAAATGGCTTGGTGAATGCATTAGCACTGTACCTTGCACTTAGGAACTATGCTGCTCTTCGCGCGTAaacatcaccaactagcccatgcaGTTATAAGCTCTGAAGCGCCACCAAAAGAACTGCAGATTGATTGCTTTGCCACTGAGCGCTTTATTCTAAGTTAACCTTCGCCTGTCACACCATTGTATTCACAGTGGCTCAGGTTCCCCAGCATCAACACGTCCGATGATGGCCGTCTAGTTTCCTGTGCCGCTATTTATGTTGAGTTGTGGTTTACTGCTGAGGTGTCTGCTTCACTGTGCAAAATTTAGAGCAGCTTCTGTATGCAAAGGAAAAAAGACAAGTTTATTCACATTCCCTTCTCAAGACCTCGTGTCTTTTAACATGACAGGTACTGGTTCGCATCACAGCAAGAAATCTGAGAAACAGCTTAACTTTGTGCATGTCACAATGGCTAAGGGTAGAGTGGACAGCATGTAAACACAGTGGAAATAAAATGTTTCTAAATCAAGTTTTGCGCATGTGAAATGACTGCTGGAATGTGGAAAAGGCTGGTTAAGACGTCTCAAATGCATTGTTTTAAAGTTGTCTGCACATTGAGCTGGACCTGAAGAAAAAGCTAATGAAAGTAATCTTGTTGAAGCTCTAATTAAATTTGCTTTGGCATCTGCTTGACGCAGTTACTCATGATAACGTGTCCTACTTATTTTATCGCATTTCTTGAGACCATAGGTGTACAATTTCCACCTATGCAGCTTGATTACACGAATGATGGGAACATAATTTGTGCTTCAGAAAAAATTCAGCTATGCAATTTTTCACAAAGATCTTGCTTAATTTGTGGCATATGTTTGTATTGAATGTTTTATGCCCATCATTCTTAAATGCCATTTCATTTGAGAAAATAAGTATGATTACGCATTAAATTATATGCAATTGAAATCGACAACTGCTCAATTGTGAGAGAATGAAGTGCGCCTCGCTGTTGATCAGAAAAAATTACTTTCTACCAATTGAAAAGGAGGATTACGATGTGAACAAGTCACACCAATAACTCTCTTACCTGTTCAAGTCAGTCTTCCAACAGCGCTGCCAATATATCAGATTAAACTGAACAAGCCAAAACTACTATAGGCTGGTGGTGACTGGCCTGACGGGAAGGAAATAACGTGGCCTTTCGAGAACAAAAATATATTTGCATTCAATTACTACAAGCATGTTCTTGCACATTCACACGAATTTCTTTCCAGAATTTTGTATGTAAGGTTCATTGCTGGCATGTCTGACTGGCTTTTGCTTTTCTGCAATAGGCTGCACCAGTCCCAGGTTCTGGACTTGTGGCTGATATGCCCACCAACACTTTGTACCCTTAGTGTGTTTTTATTCCAGAACAATAACCATCATTCTTATGGGAACACGAGGATCCAAGTGTGGAACACTATTCGTACGTATCGATGCCATGTCGACCATAGGATTTCCGCACGACTGCATACAATGTTCAAGTGTTTCCAGTAGGCCACCAGATCTTCCAGAGAGAGATGCTGCACCTTCCGCTTCTGTTTCTCTACCACAGCGAGCTCCCAGACGTGTGGCGACAAAATATACAACCTGAAAGAGGCATTGCAGGCGGTGCAATTGCCAGCCTTGACTGCCAGGCTAAGACCAGCTGTTGaagcatcaccaccaccaccctggTGCACTTCCATGTGTGTTGGGTGCTTTCCCATGTGGAATGCAACCTGTGCCCATAGGAAAGCACCATGTAATAATAATGGAAATTTTGATGTAAGAACACCCAAACGGGTGTAATGCCTTCAGTACTGTACTTCTAAGGCATTTTACACCTTCTAGGGTATAGTTTACTCACAAAAAAATTATCATCGTTAGGGGTTTTAGAAATAGGGGCCACTAGGGAGTTTTGGAAAAATGTGCACGCAAGTGTGTCTGCTAATTCAAAGCCCCCTGCATGCTTGCATTATCAAAAATAACTTTTTGCATTCTTTTGTACGCCTCGTACTTCTCAGGTTGCGACCCCTAACTTTGGGGCCCCTATTAAACTGCCTACTATTGGCCAAATCTACAAAGGAACTGAGGGTATTTGGCCATGCAGAATCACTTGGAGATGCTGTTTCTAAAGCTCCCCAATATTCTGAACATTCCTTTGGTATTGTTTTGCCAGGTCCTTTCCTATCAAGAGTGCTATTGAAATCCTAGCTATTCATAGCCTCTTTAAGCATACAACACTAAAAGAATTACACATGAGAGCAATGTTTATAGTTGTGTGGAAAAGGTATACCCAACAGGCGTGAACTTGAAGGAATGTTAAGCGGACGAGCTGTTTCAGGCACAAGCAGTCTTCAGCAAGCTTCAGCAGCAATGTTTAAGCTTTCTAGTTTAATGTGAATTGCTATTGTGCAATCCTGGAGGCTGCAAACCAGCAGCCTCCTTCTGAAAGGAGCAGATATTTCTGTTTAGCGAGATTTGGTTATATGGTCTTACTCACGTGCCCAGCAGTTGTCAAAGTGCAAATTAACCACTCACTAATGTCACCCAATAGCTACATTTGGTAATAATGGTATTTCTAAAATTTGATTTTGATGTCCAATTGTTAATATACAAGATCCTTTGGAAACGGCACCCTACTCTGTATCTGTGTGCACCTTTTCTTGTCGAGTGTCTATAGCTTGAGAAAGCATGCTGTCTCATATTCATAGATAGGTTCCGAGCACAACTCGCTACTTTTCTATTCACAAAGTGCAGCGAGCTCAACCACTGGATGGATGAGCCTTACAGAAATGCCAACCTCTTGGCATCATGAAGGTTTCTTGCACAGAGTCCTCTTAACCTTATATCAACGTTAGTGTGTGAACATTGGTGTTGCGTCTTGGCTGTGACCGTCGGCGAGGTGTTGTAATCACTATTAACAGACGTTTGCGCAACCCATCACACGAGACATTCTTTCTAGAACGAAACTCTGTCTGCCTACTTTCCACGTGCCGCTTCTCAGTTTCCCAT encodes:
- the Dlic gene encoding dynein light intermediate chain; this encodes MVTNAGTSATPQNQADGGTAKEDDESQNIWSSILQQVQASLPNKLPSHKLLLVMGDNESGKTTLIAKIQGNDDPKKGSGLEYHYLYVRDEYREDQTRLGVWVLDGDPWHRNLLKFVLTEETLENTTVLLTASMTTPWSLLESLQNWATVLEEHLSRLRLPPSTVERNKLRVLRRFQDYIEPGDEIEGVSSPLRRTSVTVGGGEDGDASSGAAAAVLPLLGEDTLSNNLGLDIIVAITKTDYMSTLEKNYDFKDEHFDFIQQAVRKFCLRYGAALFYTSVKEDKNCDLLYKYLVHRIYGFPFKTPALVVEKDGVFIPCGWDNDKKIAILYENITSASPDDPYSEVITRPMTTRKPLQREPEVLAEGDQAFLARQLALLNQQAQPSTGRATSDAAAGPAGARTPVGVQKSAERRLPGSHGALPTPGKKDTEFAKLSQADGAKGGNEGVLQNFFNSLLNRKTGPGSTPIRAAADKSLMHNDAAAQLERMTRSIAKSKGMPGASPAAASPAAPVTPTEETPPANSS